One genomic window of [Clostridium] scindens ATCC 35704 includes the following:
- a CDS encoding DUF1848 domain-containing protein translates to MIISASRRTDIPALYPEWFINRLKAGEVLVPNPYNRKKISRIQLSPDTIDCIAFWTKNPEPLIPYLSTIDKMGYPYYFQMTITDYEQDIEENVPRTEESMATFLLLSERLGKERVDWRFDPLLLTEKYSISYHLERFEMMCEWLHKATTRCIISFIDSYKDSPYLEMEPEDIVGLAEGLARIGKKNGLPLYTCAEKMDLSRLGIEHGACIDKEKIHNLIGYKLDLKKDAGQRRECGCIESIDIGMYDTCINGCKYCYATSGLEGARRRMQQHNPLSPLLIGQLKGDEMITDRDVKSDRDNQISLFDLPEMYMKF, encoded by the coding sequence ATGATAATCAGTGCAAGCAGAAGGACGGATATCCCGGCTTTATATCCGGAGTGGTTCATTAACCGGCTAAAGGCCGGAGAGGTGCTGGTCCCAAATCCATATAACCGCAAGAAGATAAGCCGTATCCAGCTGTCGCCGGATACGATAGATTGTATTGCCTTTTGGACGAAGAATCCAGAACCTCTGATTCCCTATCTGAGTACGATTGACAAAATGGGATATCCCTATTATTTCCAGATGACGATTACGGATTATGAACAGGATATTGAGGAAAACGTTCCCCGTACTGAAGAGTCTATGGCCACCTTCCTGCTGCTTAGCGAGCGCTTGGGAAAAGAGCGGGTGGACTGGAGGTTTGACCCTCTTCTGCTGACGGAGAAGTATTCCATATCTTATCATCTGGAGCGGTTTGAAATGATGTGCGAGTGGCTTCACAAGGCGACGACCAGATGCATCATAAGTTTTATCGATTCCTATAAGGACAGCCCGTATCTGGAGATGGAGCCGGAGGATATAGTGGGACTGGCGGAAGGACTGGCGCGGATTGGCAAAAAAAATGGCCTGCCGCTCTATACCTGTGCGGAAAAGATGGACTTGAGCAGATTGGGAATTGAGCATGGAGCCTGTATTGACAAAGAAAAGATCCACAATCTGATCGGCTATAAGCTGGATCTTAAGAAAGATGCGGGACAGCGGCGGGAATGCGGCTGTATTGAGAGCATAGATATTGGGATGTATGACACCTGCATCAACGGCTGCAAATATTGCTATGCGACAAGCGGCCTGGAAGGCGCCCGGCGGAGGATGCAGCAGCATAATCCACTTTCGCCGCTGCTGATTGGACAGTTGAAAGGCGATGAGATGATTACGGATCGAGACGTGAAGTCTGACAGGGACAATCAGATTTCTTTGTTCGATTTGCCGGAAATGTATATGAAATTTTAG